One region of Etheostoma cragini isolate CJK2018 chromosome 16, CSU_Ecrag_1.0, whole genome shotgun sequence genomic DNA includes:
- the rabepk gene encoding rab9 effector protein with kelch motifs, with the protein MEFLPVLDPLDKPKEGIWYSLIPRGGAPGVSVGHTCTFIPSGDGGKGRIVIVGGANPSGSFLHSHIINLDNHEWDIPDWEGMESRYEHCSFVPESGPQSLWVFGGAQQSGNRNCIQNIQLTESGPRWKNVVVNGKPPVPRTYHTNSACIGDRLYVCSGGEAGAAPVSDPKLHVFDSVSSTWSQPETKGRNLPARHGHVVVAVGSKIYIHGGMAGDKFHNDMYSLDTRNMQWEKVQAKGDIPPGVAAHSAVVLGKNIYIFGGMTADGAANSMYRFNTDKSRWVLLKFEGDLPPNRLDHSMCLLPWKVCGEGNGDKEESNNPAASETINLAFAFGGMDTQGVIHNDCIVTVVT; encoded by the exons ATGGAGTTTCTCCCAGTTCTTGACCCTCTAGATAAACCCAAAGAAGGAATATG GTATTCTTTGATACCAAGGGGCGGTGCTCCGGGAGTTAGTGTGGGTCACACCTGCACGTTTATTCCATCTGGAgatggaggaaaaggaagaataGTTATTGTTGGGGGAGCCAACCCCAGCGGCAGTTTCTTACATTCGCATATCATAAATCTAG ATAATCATGAATGGGACATCCCAGACTGGGAGGGTATGGAGTCACGGTATGAACACTGCAGCTTTGTGCCAGAGAGCGGCCCTCAGAGCCTGTGGGTGTTTGGGGGTGCACAGCAGAGCGGCAATCGcaattgcatccaaaatatacAGCTAACAG AGAGTGGGCCACGCTGGAAAAATGTAGTGGTAAATGGTAAACCCCCCGTTCCCAGGACATACCACACCAACTCAGCCTGCATAGGGGACAGACTATATGTCTGTTCTGGAGGGGAAGCAGGAGCTGCACCTGTCTCAGACCCCAAACTTCATGTCTTTGATTCAG TGTCTTCTACCTGGTCTCAACCAGAAACAAAAGGCAGAAACCTGCCAGCCAGGCATGGCCACGTTGTTGTGGCAGTAGGTTCAAAGATCTACATTCATGGAGGCATGGCTGGAGACAAATTCCACAATGATATGTACTCTCTTGACACAA GGAACATGCAGTGGGAAAAAGTGCAGGCCAAAGGAGACATCCCACCAGGAGTAGCAGCCCACTCAGCTGTGGTGCTGGGAAAGAACATCtacatttttggggggatgACTGCAGATGGAGCTGCCAACTCAATGTACAGATTTAACACAG ACAAAAGTAGATGGGTTCTCCTGAAGTTTGAAGGGGATTTGCCACCCAACCGCTTAGACCACTCCATGTGTTTATTGCCCTGGAAGGTTTGTGGTGAGGGGAATGGAGATAAGGAAGAATCCAACAACCCAGCAGCATCAGAGACAATAAACCTGGCTTTTGCATTTGGAGGAATGGACACCCAAGGTGTCATTCATAATGACTGTATTGTGACTGTGGTGACATGA
- the hspa5 gene encoding endoplasmic reticulum chaperone BiP isoform X1, giving the protein MSANQQRTACCTKPISAFQRAAAQPIAGLHDGEEVTAYIWREHSSFNIIKQKLEYRLKKRETLCCEGSSSFGNVKAVEVFTILRLRFICRSEFKQATMKLMWVVMLVAGTVFADDDDKRESVGTVVGIDLGTTYSCVGVFKNGRVEIIANDQGNRITPSYVAFTSEGERLIGDAAKNQLTSNPENTVFDAKRLIGRSWGDSSVQQDLKYFPFKVTEKKTKPHIQVDIGGGTMKTFAPEEISAMVLTKMKETAEAYLGKKVTHAVVTVPAYFNDAQRQATKDAGTIAGLNVMRIINEPTAAAIAYGLDKKDGEKNILVFDLGGGTFDVSLLTIDNGVFEVVATNGDTHLGGEDFDQRVMEHFIKLYKKKTGKDVRKDNRAVQKLRREVEKAKRGLSAQHQARIEIESFFEGEDFSETLTRAKFEELNMDLFRSTMKPVQKVLEDSDLKKSDIDEIVLVGGSTRIPKIQQLVKEFFNGKEPSRGINPDEAVAYGAAVQAGVLSGEEDTGDLVLLDVCPLTLGIETVGGVMTKLIPRNTVVPTKKSQIFSTASDNQPTVTIKVYEGERPLTKDNHLLGTFDLTGIPPAPRGVPQIEVTFEIDVNGILRVTAEDKGTGNKNKITITNDQNRLTPEDIERMVNDAERFADEDKKLKERIDARNELESYAYSLKNQIGDKEKLGGKLSDDDKETIEKAVEEKIEWMESHQEAELEDFQAKKKELEEVVQPIISKLYGSAGGPPPEGADGEQEGKDEL; this is encoded by the exons ATGTCTGCAAATCAGCAGCGGACAGCGTGCTGCACGAAACCAATCAGCGCGTTCCAACGAGCAGCTGCTCAGCCAATCGCGGGGCTCCACGACGGGGAAGAAGTGACGGCTTATATATGGAGAGAGCACAGTTCATTCAACATCATTAAACAGAAGCTAGAATACCgactgaaaaagagagaaacacttTGCTGTGAGGGTAGTTCCAGTTTTGGCAACGTCAAGGCCGTTGAAGTATTCACAATACTGCGATTAAG ATTTATTTGCAGATCTGAGTTCAAACAAGCAACGATGAAGCTGATGTGGGTTGTAATGCTGGTGGCTGGCACCGTGTTTGCCGATGACGACGACAAGAGGGAGAGCGTGGGGACCGTGGTTGGAATCGACCTGGGGACCACCTACTCGTG TGTCGGCGTGTTCAAGAATGGCCGTGTGGAGATTATCGCCAATGACCAGGGTAACCGTATCACCCCATCATATGTGGCCTTCACCAGCGAGGGGGAGCGTCTGATTGGTGATGCTGCCAAGAACCAGCTGACCTCTAACCCCGAGAACACCGTTTTTGATGCCAAGAGATTGATTGGGCGCTCTTGGGGTGACTCCTCTGTGCAGCAGGATCTTAAGTACTTTCCCTTTAAG GTTACTGAGAAGAAGACCAAGCCTCATATTCAGGTTGACATTGGTGGTGGCACGATGAAGACATTTGCTCCGGAGGAGATCTCTGCCATGGTGCTGACTAAGATGAAGGAGACTGCTGAGGCTTATCTGGGCAAAAAG GTCACACATGCTGTGGTCACTGTCCCTGCCTACTTCAATGATGCCCAGCGCCAGGCCACTAAGGATGCTGGAACCATTGCTGGTCTAAATGTTATGAGAATCATCAATGAGCC AACCGCTGCTGCTATTGCTTATGGTCTGGACAAGAAGGATGGCGAGAAGAACATTCTAGTGTTCGATCTGGGTGGTGGCACCTTCGATGTCTCCCTTCTGACCATTGACAATGGTGTGTTTGAAGTGGTGGCCACCAACGGTGACACTCATCTGGGAGGTGAAGACTTTGACCAGCGTGTCATGGAGCACTTCATCAAACTGTACAAGAAAAAGACTGGCAAAGATGTGCGCAAAGACAACCGTGCTGTGCAGAAGCTGCGTCGTGAGGTTGAGAAAGCAAAGAGGGGGCTGTCTGCTCAGCACCAGGCCCGCATTGAGATCGAGTCCTTCTTTGAGGGAGAAGACTTCTCTGAGACCCTGACCCGTGCCAAGTTTGAAGAGCTCAACATG GACCTGTTCCGTTCCACCATGAAGCCTGTACAGAAGGTGCTGGAAGACTCTGACCTGAAGAAGTCTGACATTGATGAGATTGTCCTGGTCGGAGGCTCCACCCGTATCCCCAAAATCCAGCAGCTGGTGAAGGAGTTCTTCAATGGTAAAGAGCCTTCTAGGGGCATCAACCCTGACGAGGCTGTGGCATACGGAGCTGCTGTGCAGGCTGGAGTGCTTTCTGGAGAGGAGGACACTG GTGATCTGGTTCTGTTGGATGTGTGCCCCCTGACCCTTGGTATTGAGACTGTTGGAGGGGTAATGACCAAGCTAATCCCCAGGAACACTGTGGTGCCAACAAAGAAATCCCAGATCTTTTCTACAGCTTCTGATAACCAGCCCACTGTCACCATTAAGGTTTATGAAG GTGAGCGTCCACTGACAAAGGACAACCATCTGCTGGGCACATTCGACCTGACTGGCATCCCCCCTGCTCCTCGTGGTGTACCACAGATTGAGGTCACCTTTGAGATTGATGTTAACGGTATTCTGCGTGTCACTGCTGAGGACAAGGGCACAGGCAACAAGAATAAGATCACAATCACAAACGATCAGAACCGGCTGACACCTGAGGACATCGAGCGCATGGTGAACGACGCAGAGCGCTTTGCTGATGAGGACAAGAAGCTAAAGGAGAGGATCGACGCCCGCAACGAGCTGGAGAGCTATGCCTACTCCCTGAAGAACCAGATCGGCGACAAGGAGAAGCTAGGCGGCAAGCTGTCAGATGATGATAAGGAAACCATTGAGAAGGCAGTGGAGGAGAAGATTGAGTGGATGGAGTCACACCAGGAAGCCGAGCTGGAAGACTTCCAGGCGAAGAAGAAGGAGCTAGAGGAGGTGGTTCAACCAATTATCAGCAAGCTTTATGGTAGTGCGGGCGGACCCCCACCTGAGGGCGCTGACGGTGAGCAAGAGGGGAAGGATGAGTTGTAG
- the hspa5 gene encoding endoplasmic reticulum chaperone BiP isoform X2, with the protein MSANQQRTACCTKPISAFQRAAAQPIAGLHDGEEVTAYIWREHSSFNIIKQKLEYRLKKRETLCCEGSSSFGNVKAVEVFTILRLRSEFKQATMKLMWVVMLVAGTVFADDDDKRESVGTVVGIDLGTTYSCVGVFKNGRVEIIANDQGNRITPSYVAFTSEGERLIGDAAKNQLTSNPENTVFDAKRLIGRSWGDSSVQQDLKYFPFKVTEKKTKPHIQVDIGGGTMKTFAPEEISAMVLTKMKETAEAYLGKKVTHAVVTVPAYFNDAQRQATKDAGTIAGLNVMRIINEPTAAAIAYGLDKKDGEKNILVFDLGGGTFDVSLLTIDNGVFEVVATNGDTHLGGEDFDQRVMEHFIKLYKKKTGKDVRKDNRAVQKLRREVEKAKRGLSAQHQARIEIESFFEGEDFSETLTRAKFEELNMDLFRSTMKPVQKVLEDSDLKKSDIDEIVLVGGSTRIPKIQQLVKEFFNGKEPSRGINPDEAVAYGAAVQAGVLSGEEDTGDLVLLDVCPLTLGIETVGGVMTKLIPRNTVVPTKKSQIFSTASDNQPTVTIKVYEGERPLTKDNHLLGTFDLTGIPPAPRGVPQIEVTFEIDVNGILRVTAEDKGTGNKNKITITNDQNRLTPEDIERMVNDAERFADEDKKLKERIDARNELESYAYSLKNQIGDKEKLGGKLSDDDKETIEKAVEEKIEWMESHQEAELEDFQAKKKELEEVVQPIISKLYGSAGGPPPEGADGEQEGKDEL; encoded by the exons ATGTCTGCAAATCAGCAGCGGACAGCGTGCTGCACGAAACCAATCAGCGCGTTCCAACGAGCAGCTGCTCAGCCAATCGCGGGGCTCCACGACGGGGAAGAAGTGACGGCTTATATATGGAGAGAGCACAGTTCATTCAACATCATTAAACAGAAGCTAGAATACCgactgaaaaagagagaaacacttTGCTGTGAGGGTAGTTCCAGTTTTGGCAACGTCAAGGCCGTTGAAGTATTCACAATACTGCGATTAAG ATCTGAGTTCAAACAAGCAACGATGAAGCTGATGTGGGTTGTAATGCTGGTGGCTGGCACCGTGTTTGCCGATGACGACGACAAGAGGGAGAGCGTGGGGACCGTGGTTGGAATCGACCTGGGGACCACCTACTCGTG TGTCGGCGTGTTCAAGAATGGCCGTGTGGAGATTATCGCCAATGACCAGGGTAACCGTATCACCCCATCATATGTGGCCTTCACCAGCGAGGGGGAGCGTCTGATTGGTGATGCTGCCAAGAACCAGCTGACCTCTAACCCCGAGAACACCGTTTTTGATGCCAAGAGATTGATTGGGCGCTCTTGGGGTGACTCCTCTGTGCAGCAGGATCTTAAGTACTTTCCCTTTAAG GTTACTGAGAAGAAGACCAAGCCTCATATTCAGGTTGACATTGGTGGTGGCACGATGAAGACATTTGCTCCGGAGGAGATCTCTGCCATGGTGCTGACTAAGATGAAGGAGACTGCTGAGGCTTATCTGGGCAAAAAG GTCACACATGCTGTGGTCACTGTCCCTGCCTACTTCAATGATGCCCAGCGCCAGGCCACTAAGGATGCTGGAACCATTGCTGGTCTAAATGTTATGAGAATCATCAATGAGCC AACCGCTGCTGCTATTGCTTATGGTCTGGACAAGAAGGATGGCGAGAAGAACATTCTAGTGTTCGATCTGGGTGGTGGCACCTTCGATGTCTCCCTTCTGACCATTGACAATGGTGTGTTTGAAGTGGTGGCCACCAACGGTGACACTCATCTGGGAGGTGAAGACTTTGACCAGCGTGTCATGGAGCACTTCATCAAACTGTACAAGAAAAAGACTGGCAAAGATGTGCGCAAAGACAACCGTGCTGTGCAGAAGCTGCGTCGTGAGGTTGAGAAAGCAAAGAGGGGGCTGTCTGCTCAGCACCAGGCCCGCATTGAGATCGAGTCCTTCTTTGAGGGAGAAGACTTCTCTGAGACCCTGACCCGTGCCAAGTTTGAAGAGCTCAACATG GACCTGTTCCGTTCCACCATGAAGCCTGTACAGAAGGTGCTGGAAGACTCTGACCTGAAGAAGTCTGACATTGATGAGATTGTCCTGGTCGGAGGCTCCACCCGTATCCCCAAAATCCAGCAGCTGGTGAAGGAGTTCTTCAATGGTAAAGAGCCTTCTAGGGGCATCAACCCTGACGAGGCTGTGGCATACGGAGCTGCTGTGCAGGCTGGAGTGCTTTCTGGAGAGGAGGACACTG GTGATCTGGTTCTGTTGGATGTGTGCCCCCTGACCCTTGGTATTGAGACTGTTGGAGGGGTAATGACCAAGCTAATCCCCAGGAACACTGTGGTGCCAACAAAGAAATCCCAGATCTTTTCTACAGCTTCTGATAACCAGCCCACTGTCACCATTAAGGTTTATGAAG GTGAGCGTCCACTGACAAAGGACAACCATCTGCTGGGCACATTCGACCTGACTGGCATCCCCCCTGCTCCTCGTGGTGTACCACAGATTGAGGTCACCTTTGAGATTGATGTTAACGGTATTCTGCGTGTCACTGCTGAGGACAAGGGCACAGGCAACAAGAATAAGATCACAATCACAAACGATCAGAACCGGCTGACACCTGAGGACATCGAGCGCATGGTGAACGACGCAGAGCGCTTTGCTGATGAGGACAAGAAGCTAAAGGAGAGGATCGACGCCCGCAACGAGCTGGAGAGCTATGCCTACTCCCTGAAGAACCAGATCGGCGACAAGGAGAAGCTAGGCGGCAAGCTGTCAGATGATGATAAGGAAACCATTGAGAAGGCAGTGGAGGAGAAGATTGAGTGGATGGAGTCACACCAGGAAGCCGAGCTGGAAGACTTCCAGGCGAAGAAGAAGGAGCTAGAGGAGGTGGTTCAACCAATTATCAGCAAGCTTTATGGTAGTGCGGGCGGACCCCCACCTGAGGGCGCTGACGGTGAGCAAGAGGGGAAGGATGAGTTGTAG